The Tepidibacter aestuarii genome contains a region encoding:
- the rpmC gene encoding 50S ribosomal protein L29, translating into MKAKELKEMTSSELNQKINEFKSELFSLRFQLATGQLENTSRVKFVKKDIARVKTILRERELEESRA; encoded by the coding sequence ATGAAAGCTAAAGAGTTAAAAGAAATGACTAGCTCAGAGTTAAATCAAAAGATAAATGAATTTAAAAGTGAATTATTTAGCTTAAGATTCCAATTAGCTACAGGACAACTTGAAAATACATCTAGAGTTAAGTTCGTTAAAAAAGATATAGCTAGAGTAAAGACCATCCTTAGAGAAAGAGAACTAGAAGAATCTAGAGCTTAG
- the rplP gene encoding 50S ribosomal protein L16: protein MLMPKRVKRRRVHRGKMSGQAHKGNKVTYGEFGLVALEPAWITSNQIEAARIAMTRYIKRGGKVWIKIFPHKPVTRKPAETRMGAGKGSPEYWVAVVKPGRVMFELAGVPEEKAREAMRLAMHKLPVKCKFVLREETEVKGGEADES, encoded by the coding sequence ATGTTAATGCCTAAAAGAGTAAAGCGTCGTAGAGTTCACAGAGGTAAAATGTCTGGTCAAGCTCATAAAGGTAACAAAGTTACTTATGGAGAGTTCGGATTAGTAGCATTAGAACCAGCATGGATAACTTCTAATCAAATAGAAGCTGCCAGAATAGCAATGACAAGATATATAAAAAGAGGGGGAAAAGTTTGGATAAAGATATTCCCTCATAAACCAGTAACAAGAAAGCCAGCAGAAACTCGTATGGGAGCCGGAAAAGGATCACCAGAATATTGGGTAGCTGTAGTTAAACCTGGTAGAGTAATGTTTGAACTTGCAGGAGTTCCAGAAGAAAAAGCTAGAGAAGCTATGAGACTTGCAATGCATAAGCTTCCTGTTAAATGTAAATTTGTATTACGTGAAGAAACTGAAGTAAAGGGTGGTGAAGCGGATGAAAGCTAA
- the rpsC gene encoding 30S ribosomal protein S3, whose translation MGQKVNPHGFRVGVIKDWDSRWFADKKEFGAFILEDHTIRKFLKNKLNTAGVSRIEIERAANKLRLHLSVAKPGMVIGRGGSGIEALKAELEKMTKKNVYINIIEVRNPEKEAQLIAENIALAIERRVSFRRAMKQAIQRAMRAGVKGIKVSASGRLGGAEMARTEGYSEGNVPLQTLRADIAYGFAESNTTYGKIGIKVWVCNGEVLPSKNGFAPRVIEEKKDRKRRDNRRDNRNNRSQRSPKKEA comes from the coding sequence ATGGGTCAAAAGGTTAACCCACACGGCTTTAGAGTCGGAGTGATAAAGGATTGGGATTCTAGATGGTTCGCTGATAAAAAAGAGTTCGGTGCTTTTATATTAGAAGATCATACTATACGTAAATTCCTAAAAAATAAATTAAACACAGCTGGAGTTTCTAGAATAGAAATCGAAAGAGCTGCTAATAAACTTAGATTACACCTATCTGTTGCTAAGCCAGGAATGGTTATAGGTAGAGGTGGATCTGGAATAGAAGCTTTAAAAGCTGAATTAGAAAAAATGACTAAGAAAAATGTTTATATAAACATTATCGAAGTTAGAAATCCAGAAAAAGAAGCTCAATTAATAGCAGAAAATATAGCTTTAGCTATCGAAAGAAGAGTATCTTTCAGAAGAGCTATGAAGCAAGCTATACAAAGAGCTATGAGAGCAGGAGTTAAAGGTATAAAAGTTTCTGCATCAGGTAGACTTGGTGGAGCTGAAATGGCTAGAACTGAAGGATACAGTGAAGGAAATGTACCACTTCAAACTTTAAGAGCTGATATAGCTTATGGATTCGCTGAATCAAACACAACTTATGGTAAAATAGGAATCAAAGTTTGGGTTTGTAACGGAGAAGTTCTTCCATCAAAGAATGGTTTCGCACCAAGAGTGATAGAAGAGAAAAAAGACAGAAAAAGAAGAGATAATAGAAGAGATAATAGAAACAATAGATCTCAAAGATCTCCAAAGAAAGAGGCTTAA
- the rplV gene encoding 50S ribosomal protein L22, with translation MEARATAKYIRIAPRKAGQVAGIVRGKNVNEALAILKYTPKVAAPVIAKVIKSAMANAENNYNMDVDKLYVAEVFANQGPTMKRFMPRAMGRATTIRKRTSHIEVVLKER, from the coding sequence GTGGAAGCTAGAGCAACTGCTAAATATATACGTATAGCACCAAGAAAAGCAGGTCAAGTAGCTGGTATTGTTAGAGGGAAGAATGTAAACGAAGCTTTAGCAATATTAAAGTATACACCAAAAGTTGCTGCACCAGTAATAGCTAAGGTTATAAAATCTGCAATGGCTAACGCTGAAAACAATTACAATATGGACGTAGATAAATTATATGTTGCGGAAGTATTTGCAAACCAAGGCCCTACAATGAAGAGATTCATGCCAAGAGCTATGGGAAGAGCTACAACTATTAGAAAAAGAACAAGTCATATAGAGGTAGTATTAAAAGAAAGATAA
- the rpsS gene encoding 30S ribosomal protein S19, translating to MGRSTKKGPFVHPRLLKKIEAMNAANEKKVIKTWSRASTIFPQMVEHTIAVHDGRKHVPVYVTEDMVGHKLGEFAPTRTFKGHKDDEKSSKRK from the coding sequence ATGGGAAGATCAACTAAAAAAGGACCTTTTGTTCACCCACGTCTTCTTAAGAAGATAGAAGCTATGAATGCTGCAAATGAAAAGAAAGTTATCAAGACTTGGTCAAGAGCATCAACTATATTTCCTCAAATGGTAGAACATACTATAGCTGTGCATGATGGTAGAAAGCACGTACCAGTTTATGTAACAGAAGATATGGTTGGACATAAATTAGGAGAATTTGCTCCTACAAGAACTTTTAAAGGACACAAAGACGACGAAAAGTCTTCTAAGAGAAAATAG
- the rplB gene encoding 50S ribosomal protein L2 → MAIKKFKPTSPGLRQMTVLVSDEITKHEPEKSLLVSLKKHSGRNAHGKITVRHKGGGAKKKYRIIDFKRNKDGVPAKVTAVEYDPNRTANIALLAYADGEKTYILAPNGIKVGDTLMSGENADIKVGNALELKDIPVGTLVHNIELKAGKGGQIVRSAGASAQLMAKEGKHALLRLPSGEMRYVNINCRATIGQVGNLEHFNVTVGKAGRKRHMGIRPTVRGSVMNPCDHPHGGGEGRAPIGRPSPVTPWGKPALGYKTRKKNKASDKLIVSRRKK, encoded by the coding sequence ATGGCTATTAAAAAGTTTAAACCAACTTCTCCTGGATTAAGACAAATGACGGTTTTAGTTTCTGATGAAATAACTAAACATGAACCGGAAAAATCATTACTAGTTTCTTTAAAGAAACATTCAGGAAGAAATGCTCATGGTAAAATAACTGTTCGTCATAAAGGTGGCGGAGCTAAGAAAAAGTATAGAATAATAGATTTCAAGAGAAATAAAGATGGTGTTCCTGCAAAAGTTACTGCAGTTGAATACGATCCAAATAGAACTGCTAACATAGCATTATTAGCTTATGCTGATGGAGAAAAAACATATATATTAGCACCTAATGGAATTAAGGTTGGAGATACTTTAATGTCAGGTGAAAATGCAGATATCAAAGTGGGAAATGCTTTAGAATTAAAAGATATCCCAGTTGGTACTTTAGTACACAACATTGAATTGAAAGCTGGAAAAGGTGGACAAATAGTAAGATCTGCTGGAGCTTCAGCTCAGTTAATGGCTAAAGAAGGAAAGCATGCTCTTTTAAGATTACCATCTGGAGAAATGAGATATGTTAACATCAACTGTAGAGCTACAATAGGACAAGTTGGAAACTTAGAACACTTCAACGTAACTGTAGGTAAAGCAGGAAGAAAGAGACATATGGGTATTAGACCAACAGTAAGAGGATCTGTAATGAACCCTTGCGACCATCCACACGGAGGAGGAGAAGGTAGAGCACCAATAGGTAGACCATCACCGGTTACACCTTGGGGTAAACCAGCTCTTGGATACAAAACTCGTAAGAAAAACAAAGCTTCTGATAAATTAATAGTATCAAGAAGAAAGAAATAA
- the rplW gene encoding 50S ribosomal protein L23: MTNPHDIIVKPVISEQSMADMASKKYTFVVSKRANKTEIKKAVETVFGVSVDKVNTLNYSGKEKRMGKHVGRTASFKKAVITLTADSKEIEFFEGV; this comes from the coding sequence ATGACTAATCCACATGATATAATTGTAAAACCTGTTATAAGTGAACAAAGTATGGCGGATATGGCTTCTAAAAAATACACTTTTGTAGTTTCTAAAAGAGCTAACAAAACTGAAATAAAGAAGGCTGTTGAAACTGTATTTGGTGTTTCAGTCGATAAAGTAAACACTTTAAACTATAGCGGAAAAGAAAAAAGAATGGGAAAACATGTAGGAAGAACTGCAAGCTTCAAGAAGGCTGTTATCACTTTAACAGCTGATAGCAAAGAAATAGAGTTCTTCGAAGGCGTGTAG
- the rplD gene encoding 50S ribosomal protein L4 produces the protein MPKIDILNINGEKVDELVLSDNVFGAEVNEHVLYEVVKNQLANKRQGTQSAKTRSEVRGGGRKPWRQKGTGRARQGSTRSPQWVGGGIVFAPKPRDYRYTLPKKVRRLAMKCALSSKVQNKEVIVLDALNMEAPKTKEFAKILNNLKVEKKALIVLGENNKNVIKSASNIEGVTTAQVNTMNVYDILKHDAFIITKDAVEKVEEVYA, from the coding sequence ATGCCAAAAATAGATATATTAAACATTAACGGTGAAAAGGTTGATGAATTAGTACTATCAGATAACGTATTCGGTGCTGAAGTTAATGAACACGTTTTATATGAAGTAGTAAAGAATCAATTAGCTAATAAAAGACAAGGTACTCAATCTGCTAAGACTAGATCTGAAGTAAGAGGTGGGGGAAGAAAACCTTGGAGACAAAAAGGAACTGGTAGAGCAAGACAAGGTAGTACAAGATCACCTCAATGGGTAGGTGGAGGAATTGTATTCGCACCAAAGCCTAGAGATTATAGATACACTTTACCTAAGAAGGTAAGAAGATTAGCTATGAAGTGTGCTTTATCATCTAAAGTTCAAAACAAAGAAGTAATAGTTTTAGATGCATTAAACATGGAAGCTCCAAAAACTAAAGAATTCGCTAAAATACTTAACAACTTAAAAGTAGAAAAGAAAGCTTTAATAGTTTTAGGAGAAAACAATAAAAATGTAATAAAGTCAGCTTCAAACATAGAAGGAGTTACAACTGCTCAAGTTAACACTATGAATGTATATGATATATTAAAGCATGATGCATTTATTATAACTAAAGATGCTGTTGAGAAAGTGGAGGAGGTGTACGCATAA
- the rplC gene encoding 50S ribosomal protein L3, protein MNGLLGKKIGMTQIFTEEGNVIPVTVIEAGPMVVTQIKNVENDGYNAIQVGFGDAKEKSLNKPQKGQFEKAGVSFRKHLKEFRVENSSEYTVGQEIATDIFAAGEKVDVTGISKGKGFQGVIKRHGQSRGPETHGSRYHRRPGSMGACATPGRVFKGKKLAGHMGVDKVTIQNLEVVRVDAEKNLILVKGAIPGAKRSLVTIKKAVKSSK, encoded by the coding sequence ATGAATGGATTATTAGGTAAAAAGATTGGAATGACTCAAATATTTACTGAAGAAGGTAATGTTATTCCTGTTACTGTTATTGAAGCAGGACCAATGGTAGTTACTCAAATTAAAAATGTAGAAAATGATGGATACAATGCGATTCAAGTAGGTTTTGGAGATGCTAAAGAGAAATCTTTAAACAAGCCTCAAAAAGGACAATTTGAAAAAGCTGGAGTATCATTCAGAAAGCATTTAAAAGAATTTAGAGTAGAGAACTCAAGTGAGTATACAGTAGGACAAGAAATAGCTACTGATATATTTGCAGCAGGAGAAAAAGTAGATGTTACTGGAATAAGTAAAGGTAAAGGATTCCAAGGTGTTATAAAGAGACATGGTCAAAGTAGAGGACCTGAAACTCACGGTTCTAGATACCACAGAAGACCAGGTTCAATGGGAGCTTGTGCTACACCTGGTAGAGTGTTCAAAGGTAAAAAACTAGCTGGACACATGGGAGTAGACAAAGTTACTATCCAAAACCTAGAAGTTGTAAGAGTAGATGCTGAAAAGAACTTAATATTAGTTAAAGGTGCTATACCTGGAGCTAAGCGTTCGTTAGTTACTATAAAAAAAGCAGTAAAGTCAAGCAAGTAA
- the rpsJ gene encoding 30S ribosomal protein S10 translates to MAKNEKIRIRLKSYDHKILDLSAEKIVETAKKTGAKVSGPVPLPTEKQIITILRAVHKYKDSREQFEMRTHKRLVDITSPTPKTVDSLMKLDLPAGVDIEIKL, encoded by the coding sequence ATGGCTAAGAACGAAAAAATAAGAATCAGATTAAAATCATATGATCACAAGATATTAGATTTATCAGCAGAAAAGATAGTTGAGACTGCTAAGAAGACAGGAGCTAAGGTTTCAGGACCAGTACCGCTACCTACTGAAAAGCAAATAATAACTATATTAAGAGCAGTTCATAAGTACAAGGATTCTAGAGAACAGTTCGAAATGAGAACTCATAAGAGACTTGTAGATATAACAAGCCCAACACCAAAAACTGTAGATTCTTTAATGAAGTTAGATTTACCAGCAGGTGTTGATATTGAAATCAAATTATAA
- the tuf gene encoding elongation factor Tu, whose product MAKAKFERNKPHVNIGTIGHVDHGKTTLTAAITKTLYARYELGEAVDFANIDKAPEERERGITISTAHVEYETPNRHYAHVDCPGHADYVKNMITGAAQMDGAILVCSAADGPMPQTREHILLSRQVGVPYIVVFLNKCDMVDDEELLELVEMEVRDLLNEYEFPGDDTPIVQGSALKALEDPSSEWGDRIVQLFEEIDAYIPEPERDIDKTFLMPVEDVFSITGRGTVATGRVERGILKVQDEIEIVGLAEEARKIVCTGVEMFRKLLDQAQAGDNIGALLRGVQRDEIQRGQVLAKPGSIKPHTKVMAEVYVLKKEEGGRHTPFFDGYRPQFYFRTTDVTGSIKLPEGVEMVMPGDNITMEVELIAPIAMEEGLRFAIREGGRTVGAGVVASIIE is encoded by the coding sequence ATGGCAAAAGCTAAATTTGAAAGAAATAAGCCACATGTTAACATCGGAACAATAGGACACGTTGACCACGGTAAAACAACATTAACAGCAGCTATAACAAAAACATTATATGCAAGATACGAATTAGGAGAAGCAGTAGACTTTGCAAACATAGATAAAGCTCCAGAAGAAAGAGAAAGAGGAATCACAATTTCAACAGCACACGTTGAATATGAGACTCCAAACAGACACTACGCACACGTTGACTGCCCAGGACATGCTGACTACGTTAAGAACATGATCACAGGAGCAGCTCAAATGGACGGAGCAATATTAGTTTGTTCTGCAGCAGATGGTCCAATGCCTCAAACAAGAGAGCATATATTATTATCAAGACAAGTTGGTGTACCATACATAGTAGTATTCTTAAACAAATGTGATATGGTAGATGACGAAGAGTTATTAGAACTTGTTGAAATGGAAGTAAGAGACTTATTAAATGAGTACGAATTCCCAGGAGATGACACTCCAATAGTACAAGGATCAGCTCTTAAAGCATTAGAAGATCCATCAAGTGAGTGGGGAGATAGAATAGTACAATTATTCGAAGAAATAGATGCATATATCCCTGAGCCAGAAAGAGATATAGATAAGACTTTCTTAATGCCTGTAGAGGACGTATTCTCAATCACAGGAAGAGGAACAGTTGCAACTGGTAGAGTTGAAAGAGGAATCTTAAAGGTTCAAGATGAAATAGAAATAGTAGGACTTGCAGAAGAAGCAAGAAAGATCGTTTGTACAGGAGTAGAAATGTTCAGAAAGCTTCTAGATCAAGCACAAGCTGGAGATAACATCGGAGCATTATTAAGAGGTGTTCAAAGAGATGAAATCCAAAGAGGACAAGTATTAGCTAAGCCAGGATCAATAAAGCCTCATACAAAAGTAATGGCAGAGGTATACGTATTAAAGAAAGAAGAGGGAGGAAGACATACTCCATTCTTCGATGGATATAGACCTCAATTCTACTTTAGAACAACAGATGTTACAGGATCAATAAAGTTACCAGAAGGAGTAGAAATGGTAATGCCTGGAGATAACATCACAATGGAAGTTGAATTAATCGCTCCAATAGCAATGGAAGAGGGATTAAGATTCGCTATCCGTGAGGGTGGAAGAACAGTAGGAGCAGGAGTAGTTGCTTCTATAATAGAATAA
- the fusA gene encoding elongation factor G has product MARQFSLEKTRNIGIMAHIDAGKTTTTERILFYTGVTRKIGETHEGASQMDWMEQEKERGITITSAATTCQWNGNRINIIDTPGHVDFTVEVERSLRVLDGSVAVFCAKGGVEPQSENVWRQADTYGVPRIAFVNKMDRTGADFFNVVQMMKDRLGANAVAAQLPIGNEDQFSGIVDLVEMNARIYKDDLGQDMETTEIPEDLKDQAQEYRETLVETVAETDEELMMRYLEGEEISNEELKAALRKAVIACEVNPVFCGTAYKNKGVQLLLDAVIDYMPSPLEVPAITGITPDGDEESRPSSDEEPFSALAFKIMADPFVGKLAFFRVYSGVLAAGSYIINSTKGKKERIGRILQMHANSREEISQVYAGDIAAAVGLKDTTTGDTLCDPNHPIVLESMEFPEPVISVAIEPQSKAAQEKMGIALQRLAEEDPTFRVRTDEETGQTIISGMGELHLEIIVDRMLREFKVEANVGAPQVAYRETITQEVDIDNKYSKQSGGRGQYGHVKIRVRPTEPGEGYKFTNKVVGGAIPKEYIGPVDAGIQGAMEAGVVAGYPVVDVEVELYDGSYHDVDSSEMAFKVAASMAFKEAMRKSNSVLLEPYFKVEVVTPEDYMGDVMGDLNSRRGRIEGMEARSGAQVINAYVPLSEMFGYSTTLRSMSQGRATYTMIFDHYEQVPASVAKKVAEGK; this is encoded by the coding sequence GTGGCTAGACAATTTTCTTTAGAAAAAACTAGAAATATAGGTATAATGGCTCATATAGATGCAGGAAAAACTACTACTACTGAGAGAATCCTGTTCTATACTGGTGTTACTCGTAAGATAGGAGAAACTCATGAAGGAGCTTCTCAAATGGACTGGATGGAGCAGGAAAAGGAAAGAGGTATAACAATAACTTCTGCTGCTACAACTTGTCAATGGAATGGAAATAGAATAAATATAATAGATACTCCTGGACACGTAGACTTCACTGTTGAGGTTGAAAGATCTCTTCGTGTTCTTGATGGATCAGTTGCTGTTTTCTGTGCAAAGGGTGGGGTTGAACCTCAATCTGAGAACGTGTGGAGACAAGCTGATACTTATGGAGTACCAAGAATTGCATTCGTAAACAAAATGGATAGAACAGGCGCTGACTTCTTCAACGTTGTACAAATGATGAAGGATAGATTAGGAGCTAATGCAGTTGCAGCTCAATTGCCAATAGGTAATGAAGATCAGTTCAGCGGAATTGTTGACCTTGTTGAAATGAATGCAAGAATATACAAAGATGACCTAGGTCAAGACATGGAAACAACAGAGATTCCTGAAGATTTAAAAGATCAAGCTCAAGAATATAGAGAAACATTAGTTGAAACTGTTGCTGAAACAGATGAAGAGTTAATGATGAGATATTTAGAAGGTGAAGAAATATCTAATGAAGAATTAAAAGCTGCTTTAAGAAAAGCTGTTATCGCTTGTGAGGTAAACCCAGTATTCTGTGGTACTGCTTACAAGAACAAAGGTGTACAGTTATTATTAGATGCAGTTATAGATTATATGCCATCTCCTCTTGAGGTACCAGCTATAACTGGTATAACTCCAGATGGAGACGAAGAATCTAGACCATCTTCTGATGAAGAGCCATTCTCAGCATTAGCATTTAAGATAATGGCAGATCCATTTGTTGGAAAACTTGCTTTCTTTAGAGTGTACTCTGGAGTATTAGCAGCTGGTTCTTATATAATCAACTCAACTAAGGGTAAGAAAGAAAGAATTGGACGTATACTACAAATGCATGCTAACTCAAGAGAAGAAATATCTCAAGTTTATGCTGGAGATATAGCTGCAGCTGTTGGACTTAAAGATACTACTACTGGAGATACTTTATGTGATCCAAATCATCCAATTGTTCTTGAATCAATGGAATTCCCAGAGCCTGTTATTTCTGTTGCTATAGAGCCTCAATCTAAAGCAGCTCAAGAAAAAATGGGTATAGCTCTTCAAAGACTTGCTGAAGAGGATCCAACATTCAGAGTTCGTACTGATGAAGAAACAGGACAAACTATAATATCTGGTATGGGTGAACTTCACCTTGAAATTATAGTTGATAGAATGTTAAGAGAATTCAAAGTAGAAGCTAACGTTGGAGCTCCACAAGTTGCGTATAGAGAAACTATTACTCAAGAAGTTGATATTGACAATAAGTACTCTAAGCAATCTGGTGGTAGAGGACAGTATGGTCACGTTAAGATTAGAGTTAGACCTACTGAGCCAGGCGAAGGTTATAAGTTTACTAATAAGGTAGTAGGGGGAGCGATCCCTAAAGAATATATTGGACCAGTTGATGCTGGTATCCAAGGCGCTATGGAAGCCGGAGTAGTTGCAGGATATCCTGTTGTTGACGTTGAAGTTGAATTATATGATGGTTCTTACCATGATGTCGATTCATCTGAGATGGCCTTCAAGGTTGCTGCTTCTATGGCATTCAAAGAAGCTATGAGAAAATCAAACTCAGTTCTTCTTGAGCCATACTTCAAAGTAGAAGTTGTAACTCCAGAAGATTACATGGGAGATGTAATGGGTGACTTAAACTCTAGACGTGGTAGAATAGAAGGAATGGAAGCTAGATCAGGTGCTCAAGTAATAAATGCATATGTTCCACTTTCAGAGATGTTTGGATATTCAACGACTTTAAGATCTATGTCTCAAGGTCGTGCGACATATACAATGATATTCGATCACTACGAGCAAGTTCCAGCATCTGTTGCTAAAAAAGTAGCAGAAGGAAAATAA
- the rpsG gene encoding 30S ribosomal protein S7, which yields MPRKGNVPKREILPDPIYGSKVVTKLINNLMLDGKKGKSQNIVYGAFELIKERTGEEALEVFEKAMNNIMPVLEVKARRVGGANYQVPIEVRPERRQTLGLRWLVKYTRARGEKGTVEKLAKEIMDAANNTGASVKKKEDTHKMAEANKAFAHYRW from the coding sequence ATGCCAAGAAAAGGTAATGTTCCAAAGAGAGAAATTTTACCTGATCCGATATACGGAAGTAAGGTTGTTACTAAATTAATAAACAATTTAATGTTAGATGGTAAAAAAGGGAAGTCGCAAAACATTGTGTACGGAGCTTTTGAACTTATAAAGGAAAGAACTGGAGAAGAGGCATTAGAAGTTTTCGAAAAAGCTATGAATAATATAATGCCAGTACTTGAAGTTAAAGCTAGACGTGTTGGTGGAGCTAACTACCAAGTACCAATAGAGGTAAGACCAGAAAGAAGACAAACTTTAGGTCTTAGATGGTTAGTTAAGTATACTAGAGCTCGTGGAGAAAAGGGAACAGTAGAAAAGCTAGCTAAAGAAATAATGGATGCTGCTAATAACACAGGTGCATCAGTTAAAAAGAAAGAAGATACTCATAAGATGGCAGAAGCTAATAAAGCATTTGCTCATTACAGATGGTAA
- the rpsL gene encoding 30S ribosomal protein S12, producing MPTISQLVRKGRKAIEKKSTAPALQKGFNSLNKKSTNTSSPQKRGVCTSVKTVTPKKPNSALRKIARVRLTNGIEVTAYIPGEGHNLQEHSVVLIRGGRVKDLPGVRYHILRGTLDTAGVENRGQSRSKYGTKKPKAKK from the coding sequence ATGCCAACAATAAGTCAGTTAGTTCGTAAAGGAAGAAAAGCAATAGAGAAGAAATCTACTGCTCCAGCTTTACAAAAAGGTTTTAATTCATTAAACAAAAAATCTACAAATACTAGTTCGCCACAAAAAAGAGGAGTATGTACTTCTGTTAAGACTGTAACTCCTAAGAAGCCTAACTCAGCTTTAAGAAAGATTGCCAGAGTTAGATTAACTAATGGAATAGAAGTTACTGCTTATATTCCGGGAGAAGGACACAACTTACAAGAGCATAGTGTTGTTCTTATAAGAGGTGGAAGAGTTAAAGATTTACCAGGAGTTAGATACCACATATTAAGAGGTACTCTAGATACTGCTGGTGTTGAAAACAGAGGTCAATCAAGATCTAAGTATGGTACTAAGAAGCCTAAGGCTAAGAAGTAA
- a CDS encoding ribosomal L7Ae/L30e/S12e/Gadd45 family protein, with protein MDLQSLKNEKKVIGTKQATRALKENKAKLVFIAQDAEKHVTKHVEELSKQNNVEIIYVDFMEELGRICNIQVGAAIVAVLK; from the coding sequence ATGGATTTACAAAGCTTGAAAAATGAAAAAAAAGTAATAGGCACCAAACAAGCAACCAGAGCCTTGAAAGAAAATAAGGCTAAGTTAGTTTTCATAGCACAAGACGCAGAAAAGCATGTTACAAAACATGTGGAAGAATTATCGAAACAAAATAACGTAGAAATAATCTACGTTGATTTCATGGAGGAACTAGGCAGAATTTGCAATATACAAGTAGGCGCTGCCATAGTTGCTGTTTTGAAATAG